In Kiritimatiellia bacterium, one genomic interval encodes:
- the pstA gene encoding phosphate ABC transporter permease PstA, producing MQLKTRKILDRSFSWTGAIAIFLMTAALVILLAPMLARGWGAFHFAATIEHRRMILEQFGRGNRAEIEAERNASRLARAPLYRMIAEFEKQLEDGEEQERKKHAASLRNLKKALRGLLGPEPGAPKPILMRDRYGQTRWDRALVKLQNALHAEEWDYSNPDRGGVKILKKRAAEFAGTSLEPLFAYLEQNTKKMLLPRRTFYWRFLTDVSLDAHFFGGILAEILGTLYLAAGAMLFALPMGVMAAIYLTEYARESRLTGFLRTCINTLAGVPSIVFGLFGLAFFINTLKVSSSKSVLAGALTLALMILPTLIRASEEAIRSVPKTYKEAALSLGAGRGRVIASVILPAALPGILTGTVISMGRAAGETAPIIFTAAVSVGKPLALWQVFSQPTPALSWNIYNLATEHEAADEIRHVQYGLVLTLVALVLILNLAAIIMRARISRRLKG from the coding sequence ATGCAATTAAAAACAAGAAAAATCCTGGACCGCTCGTTTTCCTGGACCGGGGCCATTGCGATTTTCCTGATGACCGCCGCCCTGGTCATCCTGCTCGCCCCCATGCTGGCGCGCGGATGGGGCGCGTTCCATTTTGCCGCCACAATTGAGCACCGGCGGATGATACTGGAGCAATTCGGACGCGGCAACCGGGCGGAGATTGAAGCCGAACGGAATGCCTCCCGCCTGGCGCGCGCACCCCTTTACCGGATGATCGCCGAATTTGAAAAACAACTTGAGGACGGCGAAGAACAGGAGAGAAAAAAGCACGCCGCGTCTTTGCGCAACCTGAAAAAAGCGCTGCGCGGCCTGCTTGGCCCCGAACCGGGCGCGCCAAAGCCGATTCTCATGCGCGACCGGTACGGGCAAACGCGCTGGGACCGCGCGCTGGTCAAACTGCAAAACGCGCTCCATGCGGAAGAATGGGACTACTCCAACCCGGACCGCGGCGGCGTCAAAATATTGAAAAAACGCGCCGCTGAATTTGCGGGCACATCCCTGGAACCCCTCTTTGCTTACCTTGAGCAAAACACGAAAAAAATGCTGCTGCCGCGCCGGACATTTTACTGGCGTTTTTTAACGGATGTATCCCTTGATGCGCACTTTTTCGGCGGCATTTTGGCTGAAATTCTCGGCACCCTTTACCTCGCCGCCGGCGCCATGCTGTTTGCCCTGCCGATGGGGGTCATGGCCGCGATTTATCTGACGGAATACGCCCGCGAGAGCCGGTTGACCGGTTTCCTGCGCACCTGCATAAATACTCTCGCAGGCGTGCCCAGCATTGTCTTCGGCCTCTTCGGCCTGGCTTTTTTTATCAACACCTTGAAAGTCTCCAGCTCAAAAAGCGTCCTGGCCGGCGCCCTGACGCTGGCCCTGATGATTCTGCCGACCCTGATCCGCGCCTCCGAGGAGGCGATCCGATCGGTTCCGAAAACATACAAGGAGGCGGCGCTCAGCCTGGGCGCCGGCCGCGGACGCGTGATCGCGAGCGTCATTCTGCCGGCGGCTTTGCCGGGCATTCTTACCGGCACGGTCATCAGCATGGGACGGGCCGCCGGCGAAACCGCGCCGATCATTTTCACGGCGGCGGTCAGCGTTGGCAAACCGCTCGCGCTCTGGCAGGTTTTCAGCCAGCCGACCCCGGCCCTCTCCTGGAACATTTACAACCTGGCCACGGAACACGAGGCGGCGGATGAAATCCGGCACGTGCAGTACGGCCTCGTGCTGACCCTGGTCGCGTTGGTATTGATCCTGAACCTGGCCGCGATAATCATGCGGGCGAGAATATCAAGACGTTTGAAAGGATGA
- the pstB gene encoding phosphate ABC transporter ATP-binding protein PstB produces MPKTQNNASPPERTHVAAKYFSVFYRANQAVKNVSFNIPAGQVTAIIGPSGCGKSTFLRAINRMNDLVPGCRAAGELVFDGQNVYSPEVDVVMLRKRIGMVFQKPNPFPKSVFDNVAYGRRLHSRMKESELELAVERSLVDAALWEEVKDRLNDNALALSGGQQQRLCIARALAVGPEILLMDEPTSALDPRATLRIENLIAELRGKYTIIIVTHNMQQAARVSDFTAFLYEGALVEFGPTKEIFTKPKNRQTDDYITGRFG; encoded by the coding sequence ATGCCGAAAACACAAAATAACGCATCGCCGCCGGAGCGGACGCACGTTGCCGCGAAATATTTTTCCGTTTTTTACCGCGCCAACCAGGCGGTCAAGAATGTGTCGTTCAACATTCCGGCCGGGCAGGTAACGGCCATCATCGGCCCGAGCGGCTGCGGCAAAAGCACCTTTCTGCGGGCCATAAACAGGATGAACGACCTAGTGCCGGGCTGCCGGGCCGCCGGCGAACTTGTCTTTGACGGACAGAACGTCTACAGCCCGGAGGTGGACGTGGTCATGTTAAGGAAACGAATCGGCATGGTTTTCCAGAAACCCAATCCTTTCCCGAAAAGCGTTTTTGACAACGTGGCCTACGGGCGGCGTTTGCACAGCCGGATGAAAGAAAGCGAACTGGAGCTGGCCGTGGAGAGGAGCCTGGTTGACGCCGCGTTGTGGGAGGAAGTCAAGGACCGGCTGAACGACAACGCGCTCGCGCTTTCCGGCGGCCAGCAGCAAAGGCTCTGCATCGCGCGGGCGCTGGCGGTCGGCCCGGAAATCCTGCTCATGGACGAGCCCACCTCGGCCCTGGACCCGCGGGCAACCCTGCGCATAGAAAACCTGATCGCCGAATTGCGCGGGAAGTACACGATCATCATCGTAACCCACAATATGCAACAGGCGGCGCGCGTTTCGGATTTCACCGCCTTTCTCTACGAAGGCGCCCTGGTTGAATTCGGCCCGACGAAGGAAATTTTCACAAAACCGAAAAACAGACAGACCGACGATTACATCACCGGCCGTTTCGGGTAA